The stretch of DNA TATCACACCGAATTTCATTGCATCGCCGTATACTTCTTTCGCGATTTTCGACAGCGTATCGCCCGATTTGACGGTGTAGAACTTCCCGGCAGGAGTTGGCTCGGCCACATCCAACTGATTGTCTACAGCCGAAACGCCTTCTACGTTACCAACAGCGAGGGCGATTTTCTCGGCGTCTTCCTGCGATTTTACCGAACCCGTCAGCGTAACCGTATCGCCTTTTGTCTTGATGGTCAGCGCGTTGTAGGCAAGACCCAGTTGCTTTACGTGATCGAGCAGGGCCTGCGCCCGGAGCGGCTCAACTTTCTCGGCCTGAACGGGATCAGCCGGAGCTTCCTGTTCTTTTTTGAAAATTTTCTCGCCTACGCCCTTAAAAAATGATAAAAGACCCATTGGTTTCGTTTGATTTTTAGATGGAACATGCATTCGGAAACGGGCAGCAAGTACGCCAACGTTTTCGTTCTATACAACCTAATCTTTGTTAGAGGGGTTTTATTGAACCGAAAACGATTGACAACTTCTTCATATAAACACCCGCCAGTTCTTTCCTTAGACTGTGGTTTCACCAACAGGTATCAGATTCAGTTCATTTTTTTATTGTTAATTTTCTCAATACATGCGATTTGTTCAGTACGCGTTCATCGCGTTTTTATCAAGTTCGGTTTCAGCGTTCGCGCAGGGTTCATTCGAAGGGGGCATCAAAGGCGGGGGTACGTTTACGCACGGTTACACAACTATTCCGGCCATTCCGCTGTCGGCTACGGCATCGACTCCGCAACTAAATAATAAAAGCAATGGCATAGGCACGGGCTATTTGTTCGGCCTGTGGGGCCGCAAAAACTTTGACTCGTTTTACCTTCAGGTCGAACTATCTTACAGTTCTTTCTTATTGAAGCAAAAAACCGACCTGTCTATTACAGCCGAGCAGGCGTTTGTGCTGGCAGGTCAGGTGCGTCCGTCGATTATTCCGGCCCAAACCCCAACGGCGGTGAATATTGTGTCGGAATCAACACTTCGGGCAGTGAACGTACCGATTCTGTTCGGCAAGAAATGGGCTGACGGCAAAATACGGGCATTTGCGGGGCCAAACCTGCTCTTCACAGATAAAGCCATAGTCAACCGCGAGACAACGGCCAGCATTAACAGCCTGTCGGTGTCGGCAACGACTGAAACGAATTTAAAGGAACCAAATCCGCAAAATCCAGCCGAAACCGCGCTGGAAGTAAAACCTTTCACCTATGCCATTGAAGCGGGTGTGGGCTATACGTTCCTGCGTCGGCTCGATCTCGATGTTCGCTATGCCCTGCCGATTGGCGGTATCTACGAGAATACCAACATCACGGGTTATTTAGGCATTGCCACCGTAGCGTTGGGCATAAAACTCTTTTGACGGTCAGGGTTCTGCCACTAAAGCATACCCGGTGCCAGCCTGCCGGAGCCGGTAACGCTTCATTGTGTTACCACCGGTAGGCTCGGCATTGACGTCGCCCGAGCGGTACACAGGATACCGACGACAGAGAATATCCTGTTCTACCCACAGGCTATCGTGTCCCATATAGCCAACGTCGTCGGGAAGCCGCCAGTTTGGGAGCGCAATGTCAGCTTTTCGTTCGGGCAGGAACTGCCATGCATATACGCGTCCAAAAGACCCGGAGCCTGTACTCTGCGAATAAGCATAAACTTCGGGAAACCGATTACCGTCTAAATCCGCTACGTCGGCCCCTACAATTGGCCCTTCCACCCGAGTTTGGAAAGTTGTCAGCAGCAATTGTCCGCGATAGGCCCGTACAGTCAGCACGTGAGCCTTGCCAGTGTCGGGGCTTGTTAGTGTGAAGCTATAGATATTATAGCGTAACGACTTGCTAAAGACAGGACGTGACGAAAGCAGAAACTCTGCGGGTTGTTGAAACAGACGCAGATTACCAGTTGATGGACTTATGTATCCGCTCACGCCTGTAATCAGCAATCCAGTCAACAACCCATACCATGCTTTTCCACTCATTGGTTTCGTGTGCTTGTGCGCCCACTCATAACGACACGAAACAAGAAATAGTTGATAACGGTCAGCTATAGAAAAGCTTCACCAATAGAGGTCAGATTCTGCAATGCGGGCAGCATTTCAATGGCTTTGGGCGTTAATCCGTATTCAACGCGTGGCGGTACTTCTTTGAAGGACTTCTTCTCGACCACGCCTAAATCCACTAAAGCCTTTAGCTCCTGGATCAACACTTTCTCGCTAACATCGGGAATCATCCGACGCAGTTCGCCATACCGACGTGGCTCCGTACCAAGCTGATAAATAATAAACAGGCGCCACTTCCCACAGATAATATCCAATGTTTTTTTAAGTGCCGGATGCGCGTTGTCTGTCAATGACTGAGTTTTTTTGGGTTCGTTCATACCAAGGATGCCCCTAACCAATTGGTGGGCAACTGACTGATTAATAGATTGTTGCGTTAATATGAGCAAATATAAATATTTGTATGATACACAACATACAAATACTATTTACTCTACATTATAGTAAGTAACAGCAAATCAATTAAATGGCTAATAATCAGCCATTATAATGATTGAAAAAAACAAACGTTGCGTTAAATTTGTACTCATACAAGTTACGAATAACGCTATTTCTTATGTAGAAACACTAAAAATAGCTGTATAGCTGATTAAAGTTAGGTAATGGTAAATACCTACCCTAAATCAATACATATTGCCGGTTCGTATTTTTACCCCCAATAGCACCATCTCATTGAAAACACTGCTTGTTATAGCTGGGCCAACAGCCGTTGGTAAAACTGTGTCCTGCATCGAATTAGCTAAACAACTTCGAACAGATGTCGTTTCGGCTGACTCTCGGCAGCTCTACCGCGAATTAACTATCGGCACAGCTAAGCCATCGTTACAGGAAATGGATGGCGTCAGGCATCACTTCATCGATTCGCACAGTATTACAGACCCTGTCAATGCCGGACGATATGAACGCGAGTGCCTTGCGCTGCTTAATACGTTATTCTACGATAAAGACGTAGTTATATTATCAGGTGGCACGGGCCTATACATCAATGCCGTTTGTTTTGGCTTGGATGACATGCCCCCCGTTGACCCGGTTTTGCGACAGCAATTAGTTCAGCGTTGGCAGCAGGAAGGTTTGGAATCACTCCAAAACGAACTGCGTCGGTTAGACCCTGCCTACGCGCAAACGGCTGATCTGCAAAACCCAGTCCGGGTAACGCGGGCACTCGAAGTTTGTCTGGAAACCGGAAAGCCCTATTCGTCGTTTCGGCGTCAACAACCCGCCGAACGCCCATTTCGGTCCGTATTTGTGGCACTCGACCGCCCCCGCAACGAGTTGTATGCCCGCATCGACGCCCGAGTAGATGCCATGCTGACAGCCGGGTTGGTCGAGGAAGTGCGTTCACTGTACAACTATCGACATCTGCCATCTCTGCAAACGGTTGGCTATCAGGAAGTTTTTCCATACATAGATAACGAATACGACTACGACGAGATGGTACGACTGCTCAAACGCAACTCGCGCCGATATGCCAAACGCCAGCTAACCTGGTTTCGGAATCAGGGCGAATACACGTGGGTGAAGCCCGACGAACTAATGACTATCGACTATTGCGCCCGATAGGCAAGAATACCACCCGTCAGGTTCCGAACGTTGGCAAAGCCGTTTTCTTCGAGCAGTTGCTGCGCTCGTGCGCTGCGGGCACCCGACCGGCAATGCACAATAATTTCTTCTTCCTGCAAACCGTCGAGTTCATCGAGCCGGTACGGTAAATCGCCCAATGGAATGAGCGTAGCCCCAATGTTGTCAGCTTCGTATTCATTCGGTTCGCGCACGTCGAACAAATTCAGTTTTTCGCCCTTATCGAGCCGCTCTTTCAATTCCTGTACAGTGATGTCCATATTTCGGTTACAGTTATCCGCCAACGCCGTCGGCAACGAGCGGCTAATTTACGACAGATCGAGTTAATGTTGAATCATTAGCTTCTGTACGGCTGTTTGCTGATTCGTTGACAGTCGAAGTACATAAAGCCCGTCGGGCAACTGGCTGAGGTCGGCGGTATGTTGGCCGCGCGTAGGTTCTATGACCAGCAATAACCGACCGTTCGGGTGAATTACTTCCAGCCGCGTCAGGTCCGGGTCGTCCCAGCGGATCAAGCCGGTGGATGGATTCGGATATGTCCGCAGCACGGGCAACGGTTCGGGTTCGGGAATGGCCGTAACGGGGCCAGCGTCGGTACCGCCCAGAATAGGCCGCAGCATCAGCGCACCCTGAAAATTCAGTTGGCTTGCCCTACCCGCATTCTGTTCCCAGATGGTGCCGCCATTATAAAAAATGGCATTACCAAACGGGCTGTTTTTGTCGAAGCCAATCCGGAACAGTGTTGTGTCGCTGGTGCTAATCTGCTGATAACCCACGTAAAACGTATCTCTCACAGCGATACCCCGGTCGAACAGAAACTCGGTGAATGCATTTCGATACGGCGGGTAGCGCGTGGTAAACGACTTTCGGTGAATTACGGCACCCGGACGCCCCCGGTCATTGCTGTACACGTTCAGAACAAATGCCTGCCCGGTCTGGTCGGTTTTGAACGGGACAACGGCCAGCCGAACGCCGGTCATAACATCGGGTTTGTTGAGAATAAATCGCACGGCCAACTGCTCGCGTGGGCCAACTTGCAATCCATATTCCCACGAGCCATCATCATAGGCATAATAATTGTCCAGCACAGCCACGCCCGAAATCGTATCGTTCTGCCGCAAGTCAACGCCAGGAATGGGTGGATTCTGCTGGTCGGTAGTGGTATTTACGTTAAACGTGTAGCGAAGTTGGGCGCGGGTAGCCGTACCAAATCCAGACACCGGAACCGGGCGGGCCACTTTCCGCTGCGAACTGAGCGATGGAATCAGGGTTGTGGGCGTAACGGGGTCTTGTTGAATGCTGCGGCCCGATACCTCGTCGCGTACCGAAAACTGGAACGTGGTGAAGTTGAAACCGTCTTCAAGGTTGTTGATATCAGTTATGACCGAGTCGGCGGTTTCGGCGGCTGGGTTTACCACGTACTGCGCCAGCGGCATGGCCGTATATCGCTTCAAAAAGGGGCTTACGGCCTGCCGGGCGGCAACGTCCTTCACAAATCGGTCGTTTATGCTACGGCCCCGGTTCAGGTACACGTAATCGACGTTCCAGGTATCGAACGGCCCCGACTCGCGGCCAAAACTCCGAAACCGAAAGGCGAAATTGGCGTGGAAGTATTTCGAATCGCTCACCCGGACAAACGCCTGCGGAAAGTTGTTGTTTACGCGCCCGCCCACCTGAAACCAAACCGTTTGCCAGTTGCCCGCTGCGTCGCGAAACTGCACCGTTAGCGAGTCGCCGGGTTGCCGCACAATAAGCGTAAAACTGCCGGGGGTTGTAGCCGTAGTGCTGCCGGGTGCCCGCAACGTATCAACCACCGGCGGGTCGGGCAGTTCGCCCAGACCTCTGCTTTGCCAGTAAAAGCTCAGATAGATCGAATCGCGGACACTCAGACCAGCCAGATTAATCGGCTGCGACGCAAGCGTGTCGGTATATCCCTGCGCCAGTTGGTTATTTTGGGTATAGGGCAACCCGTTGGCCCGCAGCCCATCGAACGAGGCAATACCGACGGTAGGCTGATTGATGCCCATCGAGTTGTTGATATATACTCCACTACCCGGCACCCACCGAGCGGGGTTCGGCAGGTCTAAGCCGGGTCGCCCCGCGCTGGTCGAGAAGTCATCGAAGAAAGGCAGACGCTGGGGCGTTTGTCCCAGCGCACCAAGTGGAATCAACCCTAACCAAACTACGTACAGCCCAATCCAGCGAAGGATGGGTCGGGCCGCAGTCTGTACTCGTAAAACAATGCTCATAAAACCCAGTGTGCCGACGACGGTTATTCCAGATCCGGCTCTACCGGCCCCACAACCCACAAATCCATTGTTTCGCCAATGCGGATTCGTTCGCCGGAGCGGGCTTCGGGGCGTTGCCGAACCACCGTGCCTACTTCTTTCTCAGGATCATCGACAGAGATAATCGTGCCAACTTTAAGGTTCGATCCCTGAATGGTGAGCCGGGCTTCGTCGAGCGGCTTACCTATAACGTCGGGAATGTCGAACATCATATTACCGAGGCCGTCGCCAATTTCAAGATCAATCTTCGCACCCTTCGGAACGGGGGTTCCGGGAGCGATTTCTTTGCCGTTATACAGTTGCCGCAACACCGAGTTTTTCGCTACGTCGGGTACGTAGGTGCGTTCGCCTTCTTCCAGCCCTACCGACTTGAGCATCAATGCCGCCGAGCGGTCGATCATGTCAACAAGTTTGGGCATGGGCACCATCGGAGCCACGCGTTTAGTGATGGTCACGTAGATTTTGCGCCCTTCCTTCACTTTGGCGTTGGCCTGCGGGTATTGCTGAATAACGGTTAGCGGCTGTGCGCCGGCCACAAACGTACAATCGCTGACCTCGTAGCGCAGGTCGCGGTCGTCTAAAGTGTTTCGCATCTCATCGAGGCTCAGCCGCGTTACGTCAGGTACGGTAATGGTTTGGCCGTGGTTGGTGGTCCAGGGCAGATACAGGAAGAAAAACGCCAGAAACAACGCGACCAGCAAGGCCACAATAATGCCAATATGAATCAGCAAATCAGAAACAGAGCGGGTGCTGATTTTCGCCATCGGTTCGTGAATAAGTGAATGGAGCGCGTCAAATTTACGGACTCAACGATAGCCGCCGAGCATTTTTTTGATGTATTTGCCCACAATATCGAATTCTAAGTTGACAACGTCGCCCACGTTGAGGTCGCGGAAGGTCGTGTACTCGTATGTGTACGGAATTATGGTGACGCGGAAACTATTCGATTCGGAATTAAAAACGGTTAAACTGACGCCATTGATACAAACCGACCCTTTTTCTACTGTTACGTTGCGGTTGGCGGGGTCGGCATCTATGTCGTCGTACTGAAAATCGAACAGCCAGCTTCCGTTCATGTCCTGCACGTTGGTACAAACGCCGGTCTGATCGACGTGGCCCTGCACAATATGCCCATCGAACCGACCATTGGCGGGCATGCAACGTTCGAGGTTGATCCGGTCGCCTACAACAACACCGCCTAAGTTAGTCTTCTTCAGGGTTTCATCGACCGCCGTAACGGTATAAACATCGTTTGACACGCTCGTTACGGTCAGGCAAACACCGTTATGACTCACGCTTTGATCAACTTTCAGCTCAGGCGTCAGCGACGATTCGATGGCGAAGGTCAGGTTTGTGCCTTCAGGAATAATGCCGACGACGCGGCCTGTGGTTTCTATAATTCCAGTGAACATGGGAAAACAGCAGTAAGGGGTAAAAGGGGGAGGGGTAAAAGGGGTAAGGTTGTAGGGAGTAAGGTGTAGGGGGGTAAGGTGTAGGGTGTAAGGTGTAATGTGTAAGGTGTAAGGTGTAAGGTGTAAGGTGTAAGGTTGGAAAGGGGTTGATACACAAAAACCTTTCCAACCTTACACCTTACCACCTTCCCCCCTGCTCCCTACAACAAACAACGAGCTGCCGAAGGGGGTTCGGGGCAGAAGTTTTTGTTCGACTTTAACGATGCGGTAGAGTGTTTCGTTGAGCCAGGGCGCGGGCAAATATACGTCCGATTGCGCGTTGGCTTCGGTTCGCCAGCCCATTTTCAATTGCAGGCTTTGCCACTGCCGCATCAACAGAATCAGGGGCGACAGTGCCAGACTCCAGTACGTTGCCCTCCCGATGCGTAACCCCGCCGGGGGCAAAAGTCGCTCAAAATTGGCTACTACAAACCGTCGGCTACTACCCACGGCCAAATCGTGCTGCCCCCGAAATACATTGAACGCATTATTATTGCTGATGAGCAGGCCACCCGGCTTCAGCCGATGCGCCAAAGCCGACAGGAGCCGGGTCAGAGCCGGATCATCGAAATAGCAGAATACATCGTTGCACACGATGGCATCGTAGTTCGTAGCAGGCTCAAAATCAGTTAGTTGGTTCAGGTCGAGTTGTGAAACGGCCAGCCCCCGCTCGTGGCAAAACGCTACGGCGTCTGCCGACCCGTCGAGACCGCGCAGATGTGTATATCCCTGCCGGTGCAGGTAGTTGAGCAGGCCGCCCGTGCCGCAGCCAAGATCGAGAATTGCTACGTTCCGGTTAGTTCCGAAATGAGTAGTCAACGCTTCAGCTACGCGCTCGTGCAAAATTTTATACCACCACAACCGGCCCTCAAGCCGAAACATTTTTTCGTATTCGTCAACGTTCATAAAGAGTGCCGCAACGGAGTTGAAAGAGCGAAAGAATGAACGAATGAAAGAGTGGCTAACCAGATGGCGTTCACTCTTTCATTCGTTCACTCTTTCGCTCTTTAATTATATAAGGAGGTAGCCCGCTGTAGGCCATAAATAATTTGCCGAGGTATTCGCCCAACACGCCCAGAAACAGCAGGTGCAGGCCCGTAGCAGTCAGTACCGCCCAGCCTACCACCGCCCAGCCGCGCACAACGAACACGCCCGCCAGCCAGCCAATGAGCCAGCCCAGCCCGAACAGCAGACAAAAGCCAAACAGCGCGGCTCCAAAGACCGTGAAACCGCGAATAGGCCAGAGCGAATAGCCAATGAATACGTTAAGAAACAGGGCTACAAGCTTGCGGGCCGTGTAGTTCGACTTGCCTTCCGTGCGGGGATTGTGCGGTACAAGGACGCTGCTAACGTTGCGCGTTACGCGAAAAATCAGCCCGTCGATATATGGATAAGGACCCCGGTACTTGATGATTTCATCGACCACGTCACGCCGAATCAGCTTAAAACTCGACAGATACAGATCGCGCGGTTTGCCAAGCGAATAAGTTGTGAGCGTGTTGACCAAATGGCTACCGAGGTTGCGAAACCAGTGATGTTGTTTCTGCGCGTATCGGCTATAAACAACGTCGGCCTGTTCGCGTTCAGCCGTTTCGAGCAACGTTAGTATAGCTTCGGGTGGGTTCTGGAAATCGTCGTCAATAATCGCAGTAAACTGTCCGTTCGTGTGCGCCAGGCCACACAACACGGCGTTAAATTCACCGAAATTTCGGCGCAGCGAGATGAACTGCACATTGGTATATTGGGCGGCAACAGCCTGACAAACAGCCTCCGAATTGTCGGGACTGCCGTCATTAACGAGCACAATTTCAAACGAATAAGCAGCCAAACAAGCCTGAAGCCGTTCGACCAGCGGCCCAATGGTCGTTTCGCTTTTATAAACCGGTATGACTACGGAAAGAAGCATTAATTGTTTCTATGATAAATTCTGCTTCTGCATCGGTCAGGGTTGGGTTGAGTGGCAGACTCACCACTTCGCGGTGCAGTTGTTCTGATATGGGAAGCGACAGGCTGGCAAATTGCGCATACGCCCGTTGTTGATGGGGCGGAATGGGGTAATGCACGTCAGTACCAATACCGTGCTCGTGCAGGTAGGCCCGTAGCTGGTCGCGCCGGGGGTGCCGGATCACGAACAAATGCCAGGCGTCCTGTTCAATCTGGTCTGCCGGGGGCAAACTGATGTCGGGGTGACGAATGCCGTTTAGGTAAAGCCGCGCCAACGCCCGACGCCGGTTATTTTCGGCATCTAAATGAGGCAGTTTGGCCGATAAAATGGCAGCCTGTAATTCGTCTAAACGGCTGTTGTAGCCAATGTAATCATTGACGTACTTCTGCCCCGAACCATAGTTACGCAACGCCCGAAGTCGTTCGGCCAGTTCGTCGTTATTGGTGGTAATGGCACCAGCATCGCCCAGTGCGCCGAGATTTTTACTGGGGTAAAAACTCCAGCCTGTGGCATCGGCCAGCCCGCCAACGCGGTTACTCTTATACGTAGCACCGTGCGCCTGAGCGGCATCGTCGAGTACCAGCAATGCATGTGCCTGAGCAATGGCCCGAATTGGCTCCATCTCGCAGCATCGGCCATACAGATGTACCGGCAAAATAGCGCGGGTTTGCGGTGTCAGAGCGGCTTCAACGTTCGCGGGGTCGAGCAGGTAGGTTTGCGGGTCAGGCTCAACAAACACAGGATTCAACCCGGACTGCGTAATGCTCAACACCGAAGCGATGTAGGCATTAGACGCCACAATGACCTCGCTCCCTGCCGGAAATGCCCACGCTTTCAGCACCAGCGTAAGAGCCTCCAGACCGTTGGCAACGCCAATACAATGGCCAACCCCGCAATAGGCAGCAAACTGTTTCTCGAATGCGCTGACTTCCTTACCCAGAATATACCACCCCGATTCGAGCACACGTGCTGTGGTCTCCTGAATTGCCTGTTGATGTGGCTTATTGACTTCCCGCAGATTCAGGAATGAAATCATGCTTCAATCAATGACTCGGAAAGCGCGTAGCGACAGTTCGGATAAGGTTCGTGGATATAATCGTCTTTATCGTACAACTGATTCGACACAACCAGCAGAATGGCATTATCGGTAAATTCATCCATCACGTGCCAGTCTTCGGGTTCGAGTAGCAGGCACTGCCGGGGGTTGGTCAGATGATACGTAGTTTCCTCTTTTCCATTATGGCAATAAATGCGACAGCTACCGCTAACACAAATGAGGGCGTTATAGGTATGATGATGTCGATGGCCTGCTCTGGCTTTCTGCCCAGCCTGATATATGTAAAATACGCGCTGGATCGTTCCGGGTAATATATTCTCCAGTACGGTAAGATTTCCATTGTCTGAAGAAAATGTTTTTAGCTCGTAAAGTCGTGCCATATACAAAGTGGAAATTGAGAGTTTTGGATGAGTAGGTGTTCGCTGAGTCAAAGATATTAAAACCGCGTTAAAAAGAAAGTTAGGCCAATAAGAAGTTTTGCGCCCAAATCATTACATTTTTGCAAAGTAACGATTGCTCTTAACTCACCGACTAACAAACTCGTTAGCAGTCAGATGTTTAACCCATCCATCTTTCAGAATGTTCAAAAACAAAGTACTATTACTCAGTTTGCTGGCTGTGTTTTGCGCGGTTCTGTACGTCACGTTTTTCAGCGAAACTGACACGAATACCGTATCAGTAGACCCGCAGCAGTATCGGCAGGAAGTTGAAACGAGCCGGGCTAAAAAGGATGCCTTTTTCAAGACTGGTGCCGACTCACCCCTTACCGATAAAAGCAAGTTTACCGGCCTGCTGTATTTTCCGCCCGATCCGGCTTATCGGGTGCTTGCCCGGCTCGAACCCTTTGCCGACAAAACCCAGAAACTCGTTGTACGCATGACCGACGGCAGCGAAGAAGTATATGAGAAATTCGCCCATGCGGTATTTAGCCTCAATGGCGAGGCCTGCCGTTTATTGATCGTTAAGTTAGGCGGCACCTACTCCATTCTGTTTCGCGATGCTACATCGGGTAAGGAGACTTACGGAGGGGGTCGCTACCTCGAACTCAATCCTGATCAACTTACCGATAGCGGTGCCCTGCTCGACTTCAACACAGCTTACAATCCGTATTGCGCCTACAATCACACGTATGCCTGCCCGCTTCCCCCCGCCGAAAATACGCTTAAGATTGCCGTAAAAGCCGGCGAACGATATGTTGATAAGTGATGAGTGATAAGTGATGAGTGATGAGTTTGCTGACGCCAGTATTGTGCTCCCGCGTCAGCAAACTCATCACTCATCACTCATCACTTATCACTCATCACTCATCGTTCATCACTATCTTTGCGTTTTTAGTTGAAATCGGATAGTATGGAAGTTTCCTATAAATGGCTGCAAGAGTACATTGATTTGCCCGAATCGCCCGAGGAGGTGGGTAAATACCTGACTGGGACGGGGTTGGAAGTGGAAGGAATCGAAAAAATCGACGCGATGCCGGGTGGTCTGGAGGGTGTCGTGATTGGCGAAGTACTCACCTGCACCAAACACCCCGACGCCGATAAACTTAGTTTGACTACAGTCGACGCAGGCACCGGCGAGCCACTCCCGATTGTGTGCGGTGCCCCAAACGTGGCTGCCGGGCAGAAAGTAGTGATCGCGCTGGTTGGTGCCACACTATACCCAACGGATGGAACACCCTTTCAAATAAAGAAGGCCAAAATTCGCGGGGCGGTTTCGGAAGGCATGATTTGCGCCGAAGACGAAATCGGGCTGGGGAAATCGCACGCGGGCATTATGGTACTCGATACCGACGTACCGAACGGAACGCCAGCCGCAACTTATTTTAAGCTTGAGTCTGATTACCGAATTGCTATCGGCCTCACGCCCAACCGCATCGATGCCGCTTCGCACGTTGGAGTAGCCCGCGACCTGAAAGCGGCCCTCAACCGTCCCCTGCGGATTCCTTCGGTTGATGCCTTCACCATAAGCGACACAAGTTTTACGCTCGACGTTCGGGTAGACGACCCGGCGGCCTGCCCACGCTATACGGGCCTGACCATCAGCAATCTAACTGTTGGCGAATCGCCCGATTGGCTGAAACAGCGGCTGTTGGCTATCGGCCTGACACCGATTAATAATGTGGTCGACGCAACAAATTACGTATGCCACGACCTCGGCCAACCCCTACACGCGTTCGACGCCGACAAGATCAGCGGGGGGCAGGTAGTTGTACAAACACTGCCTGAAGGTACGCCGTTTGTAACGCTCGACGGTGTTGAACGCAAACTGACGGCCACTGACCTGATGATCTGTGACGCCGAAAAACCGATGTGCATTGCGGGCGTTTTCGGGGGACAACATTCGGGCGTATCGGCGCAGACCACGCGCATTTTTCTGGAATCAGCTTATTTTTCGGCTACGTCGGTACGCAAAACGGCGCAGCACCACGGTCTCAAAACCGACGCATCGTTCCGGTTCGAGCGTGGCACCGACCCGAATATGCCAGTTTTCGCACTGAAACGGGCGGCTTTGCTCATTCAGGAAGTGGCCGGTGGCACCGTTACATCCGACATTACCGACCTCTACCCCACCCCTGTTGAGCCGTTCCGGGTGACAGTGCGCTACAAAAACATCGACCGGCTTATCGGCATTCAAATCGACCACGCCGAAATCCACCGAATTCTCGAAGCACTCGACATTACCGCCGACGACCGCACCGAACAGGGTTTTACGGCTATTGTGCCGCCCTATCGGGTCGATGTTACG from Spirosoma montaniterrae encodes:
- a CDS encoding glycosyltransferase family 2 protein yields the protein MLLSVVIPVYKSETTIGPLVERLQACLAAYSFEIVLVNDGSPDNSEAVCQAVAAQYTNVQFISLRRNFGEFNAVLCGLAHTNGQFTAIIDDDFQNPPEAILTLLETAEREQADVVYSRYAQKQHHWFRNLGSHLVNTLTTYSLGKPRDLYLSSFKLIRRDVVDEIIKYRGPYPYIDGLIFRVTRNVSSVLVPHNPRTEGKSNYTARKLVALFLNVFIGYSLWPIRGFTVFGAALFGFCLLFGLGWLIGWLAGVFVVRGWAVVGWAVLTATGLHLLFLGVLGEYLGKLFMAYSGLPPYIIKERKSERMKE
- a CDS encoding DegT/DnrJ/EryC1/StrS family aminotransferase, with the protein product MISFLNLREVNKPHQQAIQETTARVLESGWYILGKEVSAFEKQFAAYCGVGHCIGVANGLEALTLVLKAWAFPAGSEVIVASNAYIASVLSITQSGLNPVFVEPDPQTYLLDPANVEAALTPQTRAILPVHLYGRCCEMEPIRAIAQAHALLVLDDAAQAHGATYKSNRVGGLADATGWSFYPSKNLGALGDAGAITTNNDELAERLRALRNYGSGQKYVNDYIGYNSRLDELQAAILSAKLPHLDAENNRRRALARLYLNGIRHPDISLPPADQIEQDAWHLFVIRHPRRDQLRAYLHEHGIGTDVHYPIPPHQQRAYAQFASLSLPISEQLHREVVSLPLNPTLTDAEAEFIIETINASFRSHTGL
- a CDS encoding sugar 3,4-ketoisomerase translates to MARLYELKTFSSDNGNLTVLENILPGTIQRVFYIYQAGQKARAGHRHHHTYNALICVSGSCRIYCHNGKEETTYHLTNPRQCLLLEPEDWHVMDEFTDNAILLVVSNQLYDKDDYIHEPYPNCRYALSESLIEA
- a CDS encoding DUF1684 domain-containing protein, which codes for MFKNKVLLLSLLAVFCAVLYVTFFSETDTNTVSVDPQQYRQEVETSRAKKDAFFKTGADSPLTDKSKFTGLLYFPPDPAYRVLARLEPFADKTQKLVVRMTDGSEEVYEKFAHAVFSLNGEACRLLIVKLGGTYSILFRDATSGKETYGGGRYLELNPDQLTDSGALLDFNTAYNPYCAYNHTYACPLPPAENTLKIAVKAGERYVDK
- the pheT gene encoding phenylalanine--tRNA ligase subunit beta — its product is MEVSYKWLQEYIDLPESPEEVGKYLTGTGLEVEGIEKIDAMPGGLEGVVIGEVLTCTKHPDADKLSLTTVDAGTGEPLPIVCGAPNVAAGQKVVIALVGATLYPTDGTPFQIKKAKIRGAVSEGMICAEDEIGLGKSHAGIMVLDTDVPNGTPAATYFKLESDYRIAIGLTPNRIDAASHVGVARDLKAALNRPLRIPSVDAFTISDTSFTLDVRVDDPAACPRYTGLTISNLTVGESPDWLKQRLLAIGLTPINNVVDATNYVCHDLGQPLHAFDADKISGGQVVVQTLPEGTPFVTLDGVERKLTATDLMICDAEKPMCIAGVFGGQHSGVSAQTTRIFLESAYFSATSVRKTAQHHGLKTDASFRFERGTDPNMPVFALKRAALLIQEVAGGTVTSDITDLYPTPVEPFRVTVRYKNIDRLIGIQIDHAEIHRILEALDITADDRTEQGFTAIVPPYRVDVTREADVIEEILRIYGLDNVPLSPVLSADSLSEFPKTDPDQWHSRVSQLLAATGFYETVTLSLTRPAYHDAVRATLPGSDVTLLNPLSDELSVMRQTLLFSALETLVYNLNRRQKDLKTFEIGKTYHRREAEDGSVKYIEQTRLGLAMVGNRQSESWLQKSQPVAYHDLAMAVQGVLNLFRVRAVETQPADATLFQYGLTYVVNKKPLVHLGLVQPKIARLVDLKQPVFYADFDWNALIKLSGGNVRYEEVPRFPDVRRDLSLVLDNGVSFEQISRLAHQTERKLLRSLNVFDTYEGQNLGAGKKSYSVSFTLQDATQTLTDAVIDKTMQRLMDAFERELGAVIRK